Within the Cyprinus carpio isolate SPL01 chromosome B18, ASM1834038v1, whole genome shotgun sequence genome, the region ATCAATATTATTAGGAACATGCCACACAGACACGTCTTGTGCCGCAATGTCATAGTATCCAGGATTCTGTGACATAAAGCAAACAGATTGACATTTCAAATTCTACATGAACATCTTTTGATTGTCTGTCTAGTGTCCTTTATGTTGCTCCTATTTAACTAGGGTTGTAAAaccattaatgtaataaaaatacctTATAATCATCACTTGTAGAGGACTCTGCTGTTCCGAATGTGACTGTGTTCGCCCATGTCCCCTCCCCATCAGGCCGGTTTGGGTCACTGCCCTGCTGATTAGACCAGCGATCACCAAGAGTACACTTTCCGTACATGTTGTTTTCATGAACACTGGCAACCAGCGTCCAGCCGCCGCCAGCAGTGGTCATATCACAGAACGTCTGGTAAAGGACTCCTCTTGATGAGTTCAGATAATATAGACCATCTGCATGAACAGAAGCATTCCTGAGTCGCTTAAACGCAGATGTTACTTAAGatcaaatattaacataaaatgagCGTACCATCATAAACCTGATATTTTTCATGCAGTTCCTTGCAGCTTCGAGCAACTTGTTTAACTCTGCCCTGAAGTATTGCATCCTCAAGTTTGGCCTTGGTATCACCGGTTTTGACATATGGTACTTCTTCTTGATCCACTACAACGTGAGACATAAGGACTCAGTGGAATGTGTTGtgatacaaaatgtaattttcaatgctttaaaataaatacatttcaatccAAACAAATGATTACATATATTACTTACAAATGATCACACTTGCAGCCTCACAGAGCCATAAATTCAGTGAGAGACTGAAAAGGATCCCTAAAAATATTGGTGTAAGAACCATAGTCTGCAAACACATGGAGAAAAGTTCTTCACAATTACACTCAAAGCTGAAATTCATGTTATTGGCTCCATGTTTCTGTAAAAGACTGCTTACTAAAGCATATCGGCTACGGATATTTGAAAAttgcatttgaatttgaattgaatttttatgGTACAACAACACTTACGTTAGTTTCTGGTCTTCTCTCCGAGGAGTTGGCGAGCACTGTTGAGGTTTTTGAATAAAGCTCAGACATACTCACTCAGGATACTTATACCTACTTGGGAGCATAAGCGGGATGTGGAATGAGGAAGTAAACTTGAGCCAAAGCCAAAAGTGTGTTTGGAAAAGGGTAATACATTGGGGGGTTTTTGGGCAGCCTGTATTTTATTTTCCGCATTCTGCTTAGTCTCCTTTGACCTTGGACAAATCCAGTCCGTTCGGTCCACATTGAATGTTTGGTGGGGGAAGTTATCCTCACCTCCCACTTTTTGAATTTAGATTATGTATAAGATCTCTGTCATACAAGTGGAAAGACTCAGATTTCTGAGGTCTAACTCCTTTGAAAAGTTTCCACTGTCTAGGGATCATTTCTTGGATATTTAGACAATTAGCTGCTTAACCAACCAATAATGTTTCCTATGAGGACTGAGTTGTACATTACCTTTGGCCATTCCAGATGACTGACTGTTTATTGAACctgtaattgttataatttatgtcaaggattttatttatatgtgttttttttttgtgtgtgtgtgtgtgtgtgtgtgtgtgtgtgtgtgtgtgtgtgtgtgttttttgtgtgtgtctgtgtgtgtgtgtgtgtgtgtgtgtgtgtgtgtgtgtgtgtgtgtgtgtttgtttgtttgttttgttttttgtgggtgCATGTGTAGTCTGAGACAATGTTGTTTGTTGATTCTGTGCTTTACTTTGAAAAATCCTTATAGTAATCTCAGCTGATTAGAGgtcataatacattatatatatatatatatatatatatatatatatatatatatatatatatatatatatatatatatatatgtatgtatgtatatatttcctCATTCCATGTTCCGCTTATTCTCAGATAGAGTTCCCTCTAATAACTAACTATCCCCTCtagtaacttttaactttaatgtgttatttatttttaatttgacccTTTATGCAACTAAATGATGCACATTTTAGGTTACTCAAGAAAACATTTAGAGTGCTGCTACTTACCTAGGAAttctactaaaaaaaatcatttaagtcAGTTCAGTGGAGTCGGAATGAACCTGGAACATCCTAAGCTTAAACCTTTTATACCATTACAGTTTACTAGTCTTAATGTAAATGAAGTTGCTCCTGTTGTAACTCTTGTGGTCTGTATGTTAATGACATTCTGACACCTCATTGTCTGAGATGGTTCTTCTCAGTGTCCCAAACTCATTCCAGTTCTACAGTTGGTCACCATTTGCTCAGGATGTGATCATCACAAATGGAGCAGAAACAGCAACTGTCAACTTTCTTCTCCTCTATtataattaagccattttgggaaatgagcatGATCAAACATCTATTGTGGAGTGGAATCTGGGTCGGGGCAGACTAGTTTCTTACAACCTGTGTGTAACTGTAAGAGTTTTGTGAAGGTTCCGTGCCCATCATTCACTATTTCCAGTACTTAATTAAGCCACTCTACTTTAAAACATATGATGAAGCTTTATTTCACGTCATTGCATTTGCATTGGCTCTTGTGTTGAGCTATTTCGTCCACGACCATTTCTACAGCACATCATTCTCCTTTCAATGAAACCTGTAAACTGtattcaccggttctaactctatagAGACAAAGTCTATAGCGGTTTGCCCCAAGCATTGCATTTCACATTCACTAGTGCTGCGTGCCGATTTGCCTACTGATACtatgcccttaaagtatgtactattttggtgaagaaaaagtaaatttttgagtgtgtagtagaagagtaggcaagctttgggacattaTTACATCATACTGTACAGTTATGtgtgtctttaaagggatagtacacccaaaaatgaatccgccatgtttgtagttttttaacactttttatttgtgtttgaagTTCTGAACCAAATCCTTCACCCAAAgcacaatggattgtgggcaatattagccattagagtgtgcacggatacactctaaaaaacgctgggttattttttcaacCCCAAAAaagacttttgtctgtctttagaatacaaatgaatatatttttaattttctcataatttttttttagtccattgagagtctagataatcggtattttcaagcctcataaatacagagttaCTGTAGAAGTAGTCCATTCCgatattaatatatgaatgaatcttaaattatatgatagcgaACATGTCTGTTGAGAAGAAAACATTGATCTCCTAGACTtgcaatggaggacaaaaattaagagaatattaaatatatttatttgtgttccaaaaattagcagagtttgtatgggtctggagcaacatgggggagagtaaattatgaccgaTTTTCACAAAATTTAATGTACATGGAGGGCTGCTTTTCAAAgtgttagttcaccaaaaaataaaaacggtcataatttactctcccccatgttgttccagacccatacaaactctgctaatttttggaacacaaataaatatatttaatattctcttaatttttgtcctccattgcaAGTCTGGGAGATCAATGTTTTCTTCTGAACAGACATGTTCGCTATCATAtgatttaagatttattcatatataaatatcggaATGGATTACTTACAATACTACAATAAAACTCTGTATTTATGATGCTTGAAAATACCGATtatctagactctcaatggattaacaaaaattatgagaaaatttaaaatatattcatttgtgttgtaaagacagacaaaagtcttcaaggtttggaatgacatgagggcaagtaaattattttttttggtgtgaacttttcctttaagaaaggaagacaaagaatgatgactctccaaatcagaccAAATCAACTCCAAAtttggtttgagttctgcaatgaaaaacacagacatcaatggttttcatgaaattagcacgtaatcacactgttgttgcatcaaaatgtgaagtaaacaggcaggagacaacagaaacatttattttctaaaaataacttacataaatctcaaaagaatgatgctcacctatgtctctggctttcaacatctacaaaaacacagaacaaacattcttttactcttagtaaaaataaataaataaataaaaaactgataacatgaaattatgaagttcacttgccttaaactatctttccctctcttccaaagaagctgagaaaatcacCTCCTCTTCACACAAGCAGGCTTCTCTGTCCTTAACTTAAGTTAGTTTGAGTGCAAAGAAAAAAGGGACATCTATAgttaaaatatgaacatgtaatcatactgttgttgcatcaaaatttgaagtaaacaggcaggaaacaacagaaaaatttacgttattttctaaaaataactcacaTCAGTCTCAAAAGAATTAAGTTAtcttgtctctggctttcaacatctacaaaaacaaacattattttagtcttagtaaaaaaaaaaaaaaattataacatgaTGGAATTATGAAGTTCAACGTTACTTGCCTTAAAAccgtctttccctctcttctgaacaaactgagaaaatcgcctcctCCTCACAAAAGCAGGCTTCTGTGTAACGTTAGTTAACTCCCAGCGCGGACACAATGAAGACAcaagctcaacaagtctgaaatattacatgcaaaacattacttttaacaattaccacttcCACAGCCTCACAATAATTATGCTAGTCGTTAACTCCTAACCAATAACCATATATTAAGAACACGTAgttaatatatatagttaatatattaatattacaaatcgCATTTCTGAAAATCTGCTTCAGTCAGTGTATGCTCAGATCGGATTTTGCGTAACTTCTTTGCCTGTCAGTTAGCCTACTCATGCCACGTAAAATGTGAACACGTCAGACATTGTTTGTAGAAAACACACTAATTGTCTTTGTAGAAACAAGGTTGTGTTGTTGTGAAGTGCAAGTCAAGTGGAAAATGACAATATAGAGCTGATCTGTGCACCTCTTTGAGTTTTAAGGCCAGTGGAGGCGGCAGCACAGAAGACGTTATATAATCCAGCATGATGGCAACATGTTGTCATTTTGTAAGACAACATCAGTATTGCAAACTGTTTTGCTGTTAGTGTAGCCATACCAATGCAACGTCGTTGAGTAAAACGAAAGAGCGCCACTGGACACAcaaatcaaatctaaaaaaagTTGAGatacacagtaaaacatttaaatcagttTCCATTCGGATACACAAATGATCAGATTTGAGCTGAAATTCTGAACAAGTGTTTAGGTGGCCTTTACttcattaaaatcataatatattGTCTGGATGTACTACAAGTGCAATTCAAtataattaagcacacttctttttcactaGGGTTAGTCTTGTTAATGTATATTAAGCATTACACTCCCTGCTTGATCATAAGGAGGAACTTCAGTTTGGACTTTGATGATGCCTCCACAAGCCAAAGGACTGTTTCATGGCGCGATTGACATGAGCGGCTCGTATGTGTATAACACGACCCCTGGAGTCAACAGAAAAAGACAACTTAGAATTCCTGAGAAGAACTGGCTGCAAGAACGCCATCTGCCTGAGAGGAATACACATCGCTCAAGTCCTTCAGGTGAGAAATTTATGGCTGAGCTTGTAACCTTCCACAGCAAGGCAGCAGCAGAGTCAAGGCTGACTAACAGCAGCCTCAACCTATTGGCCCCTTCGTCCGTAAACTCTCTTTGATAAATCATCAAACCTCCACCGGTTGCCAGATCTCGCCGAACGCTCAATGAATTCCCAATGAAAATCTGCAGATGAGGTTTAATTTCTCTAAATGGTAGTCATATATCAGAAATGGGTCTGTGGTTGAATTAATGTCAGTGATTTGTATCTGACTCCCGGGGCAGCAGTACCCAGCATGGGCAGCCGATGAATTAACCGATCTTCCAGTCAAAGGTGTTTTTCTTGGCCCAGTTGCAGTAATTGACAGTTATGTTCTCAAAGCTCCTCCTGTTGGAGACCTGAGAGAAGGGTGCAGACGGAACCTACAACGACGTCCCGTTTGTGGTTGGAACAACTGAACAGGAGACTGATTTTAGGTAACCtgctttgttcttctttttttcagctatcggttgtaaaattaaaaaactgtcaagATTGCGCTCCATTCGGAATTGAATTGAGAATGTATTTAAAGttcatgaatttgaattgaattagcaAGCAGGATGCAGAGTTATAATTTGGATTTGAATTCAATgaatgaaattcaaagaaatatattttaaaaaaatatggtaatataCAACATATGGATTATTTGTAGAAACATATAAGATATTTATAATCATTGTTTGAAATGCCACCTAGcctatataaatgtgtattaaataaaaacattaataaataataaacatgatgTATGTAATTAATCATTACATATAGTGTtgtcatttgtaatgttttgacaAAAATTTGTATTGGACTAATGAAATTCCTCTAAAGCTATTCAGttaattcctcttcctgtcatttctattcaaattaattttaggaAGCCAATTCATTATTCTGTGATTTTGCCCAACCCTGGAAATTACATGAACATGACAGTGTCTTTTTACTTTAGTCCTCCATATGAAAACATCTCAACATGGACTTGGGGAGACAATCAAAAAATGATTGAATGAGCATCTATATAAGTGGACATGTTTTTTCTCTCCACATTTCTGCTGATCGTTCACTCAGACAAACTGACCCCTTTCTTCATCACCATGGTCTCTGACATGAGGGCCACCTGCCCCAGGATCGACCTGGCTAAGAGAGCTGCAGGTTCAAATGAAATTTTCATTGCACAATTCACAATAAAAGCAACTGAGCTTTACCAGCACTCtgaatattttatcatttgtgaGCTCCAATAAATATTTCATGGTAGATGGCTGtataataagcaggataatgaaCAGTGAGCTGGtcattatctcaaaataaacCCATTCAGGATGATACACGACCACTCTGCTATCGACTGTCCATTATGCTTAAATTTGTGATCCATAGTCAgctgtttaaaactaaatcttTGCATTGATGTCTCATGTATTCCAGGAGCCTTAAAGAGCCTTATAATCCATgcttattatacttttattataatgacttttggttaaatgttttataacatgCTGTTGTTTCTGATTCATTTGTCATTCGCAATGCATCATGGGACGACTAGCAACACAACATAATGCCACTGCAAAGACCAGGAATGTTGGATCAGATCCCAACAGAAGATATGCCTGTCTGATATCTAAAACTAGTCAAGCTGGTTTtctcagttaaagggatagttcaccccaaaatgaaaattaccgctcaatttactcaccctcaagccattctaggtgtatatgacttttttagttttattaaaaactgtCCTGGCTCTTTCAACCTTTATAGTGTTCCTGTaactcaagtggtagagcattgtgttaataagcacaaggttgggggttcgactccctgggaacacatgataggcaaaaattgatagcctgaatgcactgtaagtcgctttggataaaagcatctgctaaatgcataaatatataatggcagtgaatggttgagattttaaagtccaAAAATGCGCATCCATCCGTCAttaaaagtgctccacacagactCTGATCTTTCTAATGGGGAAAATCTATAAAGTTAGAcaccacaatatttattttttccaagacCAAATTGTttgatctgtctatctatctatctatctatctatctatctatctatctatctatctatctatctgtctgtctgtctgtcttttgttctgtcattctttctttccatctctcATTCGTTCATTTTATGTCAGTCTTCGATCATTCTTTTGTTCTATCATGTCAGCTAAGCTGTGAACGAGCAGCTTCTGCATTTAATTGAACTTTTACAAGCTGAGAAGGAAATTGAATTTACTCAGTGAGTCTGAATGTGCATTTGAATGAGTGAATTCAGAGGCTGTTTTAAGCCATAAATCCCcattattcagtttttttcttgtttgtttgttacactAATCGGCTCCATTCATATATTTACCGAATACAGCCAGTCTGCTGTTTCTAAACCTGTTATTCTTTGATTGTGTGGCTAAGCAAATCCAAAGCTTTGACATGGATGAGAAGCCAGGGACACAATGAGGGCCTACAAAGGGATAATGCGGCTTTCTGATCACCCTCTTAATTTAACTGCTGTGTGAATAAGACTGGAGGAGGACTTACACTTACATTGATCTTTTGTTTGTATGTAGATGCCGTCGTTCCTCGCTATCGATGCAAAAACAGAAGGTgacatttatgtgtgtttttgtacctGTGATCAAAGGGTCTTTTACCATTCCCGAACAGACTTTAGAATCAAGGCTTTCGGAATCAGGAACATCGTAAAACCTGGAGCACTATCAAACAAAATCTGATCCAGGAACAGTTGTGTTTTATAAGAAGGCCCCATTTCCCTGGCAGGGCTGAATGAATGGAGAGGTCAGAGGCAAGTCTGAGAGCCCCTGTGCAACAGGATGAAAGACATCTGTTGAATAAGAGCACATGAAAGCCCTGACCCACATACAGACTcctttttaacactgtaaagcctgacatattaaataaataaatagtgcaaaatatgtagaatatgtatatgtattatatgcagaacatataatgcaatacaatgcaGTGTTGATTgatgaacaaataaacgttcctcaaTACGTTCCTGAtaaatcatatttgatacatttcaacatgattttttttttaatggtgtatGGAAAATCTAAAGTAAATCTAATTTGCTTTGGTCCTGTAAGATTTGTCATAtatgttttgatcatgttgataatttagaggcacATGTGACAGTAAGCGTTACAGGGTTAACGTCAGCCAGGCCAATAGtctactgacttttttttctttattagggTTAAAGGGTCAACATGTACTTTGTGTGCATTAATTATTTCATTGCCACTCTTGTTTGTTTCGCAGTCCTTCTGTCATAAAGTGATTGTTGGGTTTATTGAATCAAAGTCTTAAACAGCTGTTGTGGGGATTTTAATCTTTATTCACACAAATCTCAATAGATCCTTCTCAACAGGCTACAATAAATAGCTTTTATTCCAGACTGTAGTTggatttttgttctttattttcaaatttagcaTTGGGATATAAACGGACAGGCAGACAAATACCATTCGCCAGCTCCCGGTCTGGCATTAAcccaaaagaaaaggaaagaaaggcTGTAATGCATGTACTAGGAAACAGAACTGCACATGCACATAACCAGAAAACAGACTACATTGGgtgaactttaaatataaaaaaaaaaaaaaaaaaaaaagaagcggTCAGCTGTCATTTTCTCATCTAAACTGAGGGTGTCTTGTTAAATTGCCGCTGATTAAATCACATCGCTGTAAACCACCTCGAACCGCTTGGCTTCTTGAGCATTTTCTTTGTAAATACAAGTGAATGCTGGAAATCTGATCCAGCACCAGTGTCTTCGGCTTATGCTGGCATGCAAA harbors:
- the LOC109064930 gene encoding intelectin-like, with protein sequence MSELYSKTSTVLANSSERRPETNTMVLTPIFLGILFSLSLNLWLCEAASVIILDQEEVPYVKTGDTKAKLEDAILQGRVKQVARSCKELHEKYQVYDDGLYYLNSSRGVLYQTFCDMTTAGGGWTLVASVHENNMYGKCTLGDRWSNQQGSDPNRPDGEGTWANTVTFGTAESSTSDDYKNPGYYDIAAQDVSVWHVPNNIDLEQWSASSILRYHTENHFLNLYGGNLFYLFKKFPVRFGLGTCLTDNGPAIPIVYDTGNVDYNKNLYGPNSRQIFTPGFIAFRVFNTERAAMAFCSGVKPTACHTEHFCIGGGGHFPEAVPRQCGDFTSFDWDGYGTTMGWSASKEITEAAVLLFYR